A window of the Carassius gibelio isolate Cgi1373 ecotype wild population from Czech Republic chromosome B16, carGib1.2-hapl.c, whole genome shotgun sequence genome harbors these coding sequences:
- the LOC127974537 gene encoding uncharacterized protein LOC127974537 isoform X2, whose product MLVKVKLGDAQKFVKITELSLEEFLSAAFLKFGVPAVPENVKVFDESGTEVDGDVFEDIVRDPSFGVLTIKHGADLDSASPQASHEQSNRSRTPSVDSSDSQDTVIIEETSSSKRMRLDEEAKKLVETILVQKSGGECIITEYNRTKSLGDETRRKMVNILAAHMTEKNGTSPTRQVKEKYARGIVALFPYLSDPFSKNGYEHYYDGESGTGYLAWRIKTIQRGLAKERRASFEGTSTEGGSGGPTVRRQSEFNSETILSEDECKKAIAFMSHSSDEDAIKKKMKLTFDYRRNMVLDPMQSSDILTVFPRFKDIKGLIEQDFVLMFGEGVSGKLLENWTTAFKKKVIQQCKKLPSTSDLEELLLAAESPTGDSEEGANFGRKRPGKVSASQAEKHLVVFKKSGTNIEEHLREIAAIAQPYLLAVGPQKSSIHQYFIVLDQHAIPCKSASSLGAFDELFKAHFVFGTSYNIMLHNMYTFIQTTVYNIDVGKVKESPRVAEVRARLLS is encoded by the exons ATGCTGGTTAAGGTGAAACTTGGGGATGCCCAAAAATTTGTCAAGATAACAGAGCTGAGCCTGGAGGAATTTCTATCTGctg catttttaaaGTTTGGTGTCCCAGCTGTACCAGAGAATGTGAAGGTTTTTGATGAGTCAGGGACTGAGGTGGATGGTGATGTTTTTGAGGATATAGTCAGAGATCCCTCATTTGGAGTTCTTACCATAAAACATGGTGCag ACTTGGATTCTGCTTCTCCACAAGCCTCTCATGAGCAGTCAAATCGGTCCCGCACTCCATCCGTGGACTCCAGTGACTCACAGGACACAGTCATTATTGAAGAAACTTCTTCAAGTAAACGAATGAGGCTAGACGAAGAAGCTAAAAAG TTGGTGGAAACCATTCTTGTCCAGAAATCTGGTGGGGAGTGTATAATAACGGAGTACAACCGAACTAAGTCTTTGGGGGATGAAACAAGGAGGAAAATGGTTAATATCTTGGCAGCTCACATGACAGAAAAGAATGG TACGTCACCAACAAGGCAGGTGAAAGAAAAATATGCCAGAGGAATTGTGGCTTTGTTCCCGTACCTCAGTGACCCCTTTTCCAAAAATGGCTAC GAACATTACTATGATGGCGAAAGCGGTACTGGGTACTTGGCATGGAGAATCAAAACTATACAGAGAGGCTTAGCTAAAGAACGACGTGCATCATTTGAAG GAACGTCTACTGAAGGGGGGTCTGGTGGACCAACTGTAAGACGGCAGTCAGAGTTTAATTCAGAGACCATCTTGAGTGAGGATGAATGCAAGAAAGCAATTGCATTCATGAGCCATTCCTCTGATGAGGACGCCATCAAGAAGAAAATGAAATTGACATTCGACTATCGCCGCAACATGGTTCTTGACCCCATGCAGTCAAGTGATATATTGACGGTCTTTCCACGATTCAAAGACATTAAAGGCTTG ATTGAGCAAGACTTTGTTCTGATGTTTGGAGAAGGAGTGTCAGGAAAGCTACTGGAGAACTGGACCACTGCATTCAAGAAAAAAGTGATTCAGCAGTGCAAAAAGCTTCCCAGCACCAGTGATTTGGAAGAACTTCTACTAGCAGCTGAATCTCCTACTGGTGACTCAGAAGAGGGTGCTAATTTTG GCCGGAAAAGACCAGGAAAGGTATCTGCCTCTCAAGCAGAGAAACACCTTGTTGTCTTTAAgaag AGTGGAACAAACATTGAGGAGCATCTTCGAGAAATTGCAGCTATTGCTCAGCCCTACCTCCTGGCCGTGGGACCTCAGAAGAGTTCAATTCACCAGTACTTCATCGTTCTTGATCAGCATGCCATTCCATGCAAGTCAGCCTCTTCTCTTGGTGCTTTTGACGAGCTGTTTAAGGCACACTTTGTTTTTGGCACCTCTTACAACATTATGCTACACAACATGTACACTTTCATTCAGACCACTGTGTACAACATAGATGTTGGCAAAGTGAAAGAGAGTCCTCGTGTTGCTGAGGTTAGAGCAAGGTTACTTAGTTAG
- the LOC127974537 gene encoding uncharacterized protein LOC127974537 isoform X1, producing MLVKVKLGDAQKFVKITELSLEEFLSAAFLKFGVPAVPENVKVFDESGTEVDGDVFEDIVRDPSFGVLTIKHGADLDSASPQASHEQSNRSRTPSVDSSDSQDTVIIEETSSSKRMRLDEEAKKLVETILVQKSGGECIITEYNRTKSLGDETRRKMVNILAAHMTEKNGTSPTRQVKEKYARGIVALFPYLSDPFSKNGYEHYYDGESGTGYLAWRIKTIQRGLAKERRASFEGTSTEGGSGGPTVRRQSEFNSETILSEDECKKAIAFMSHSSDEDAIKKKMKLTFDYRRNMVLDPMQSSDILTVFPRFKDIKGLIEQDFVLMFGEGVSGKLLENWTTAFKKKVIQQCKKLPSTSDLEELLLAAESPTGDSEEGANFVWDSELASIILLLHLIPPSAQGRKRPGKVSASQAEKHLVVFKKSGTNIEEHLREIAAIAQPYLLAVGPQKSSIHQYFIVLDQHAIPCKSASSLGAFDELFKAHFVFGTSYNIMLHNMYTFIQTTVYNIDVGKVKESPRVAEVRARLLS from the exons ATGCTGGTTAAGGTGAAACTTGGGGATGCCCAAAAATTTGTCAAGATAACAGAGCTGAGCCTGGAGGAATTTCTATCTGctg catttttaaaGTTTGGTGTCCCAGCTGTACCAGAGAATGTGAAGGTTTTTGATGAGTCAGGGACTGAGGTGGATGGTGATGTTTTTGAGGATATAGTCAGAGATCCCTCATTTGGAGTTCTTACCATAAAACATGGTGCag ACTTGGATTCTGCTTCTCCACAAGCCTCTCATGAGCAGTCAAATCGGTCCCGCACTCCATCCGTGGACTCCAGTGACTCACAGGACACAGTCATTATTGAAGAAACTTCTTCAAGTAAACGAATGAGGCTAGACGAAGAAGCTAAAAAG TTGGTGGAAACCATTCTTGTCCAGAAATCTGGTGGGGAGTGTATAATAACGGAGTACAACCGAACTAAGTCTTTGGGGGATGAAACAAGGAGGAAAATGGTTAATATCTTGGCAGCTCACATGACAGAAAAGAATGG TACGTCACCAACAAGGCAGGTGAAAGAAAAATATGCCAGAGGAATTGTGGCTTTGTTCCCGTACCTCAGTGACCCCTTTTCCAAAAATGGCTAC GAACATTACTATGATGGCGAAAGCGGTACTGGGTACTTGGCATGGAGAATCAAAACTATACAGAGAGGCTTAGCTAAAGAACGACGTGCATCATTTGAAG GAACGTCTACTGAAGGGGGGTCTGGTGGACCAACTGTAAGACGGCAGTCAGAGTTTAATTCAGAGACCATCTTGAGTGAGGATGAATGCAAGAAAGCAATTGCATTCATGAGCCATTCCTCTGATGAGGACGCCATCAAGAAGAAAATGAAATTGACATTCGACTATCGCCGCAACATGGTTCTTGACCCCATGCAGTCAAGTGATATATTGACGGTCTTTCCACGATTCAAAGACATTAAAGGCTTG ATTGAGCAAGACTTTGTTCTGATGTTTGGAGAAGGAGTGTCAGGAAAGCTACTGGAGAACTGGACCACTGCATTCAAGAAAAAAGTGATTCAGCAGTGCAAAAAGCTTCCCAGCACCAGTGATTTGGAAGAACTTCTACTAGCAGCTGAATCTCCTACTGGTGACTCAGAAGAGGGTGCTAATTTTG TTTGGGACAGTGAACTCGCTTCAATTATACTTCTGTTGCATCTGATCCCACCTTCTGCCCAAGGCCGGAAAAGACCAGGAAAGGTATCTGCCTCTCAAGCAGAGAAACACCTTGTTGTCTTTAAgaag AGTGGAACAAACATTGAGGAGCATCTTCGAGAAATTGCAGCTATTGCTCAGCCCTACCTCCTGGCCGTGGGACCTCAGAAGAGTTCAATTCACCAGTACTTCATCGTTCTTGATCAGCATGCCATTCCATGCAAGTCAGCCTCTTCTCTTGGTGCTTTTGACGAGCTGTTTAAGGCACACTTTGTTTTTGGCACCTCTTACAACATTATGCTACACAACATGTACACTTTCATTCAGACCACTGTGTACAACATAGATGTTGGCAAAGTGAAAGAGAGTCCTCGTGTTGCTGAGGTTAGAGCAAGGTTACTTAGTTAG